Genomic DNA from Leptospira venezuelensis:
GAAGAAAATATTTCCGGAGGCCCAAAGTGCTACCATGCCAAACCCGAATAGCCCTATCGCAACAAGTAGTGTCAATCCTCTGCTTGGAATAAATGTTGGTTTACCGTTAGTTTCAGGTATGACAGTCACTGATTCTAATTTCCCGCCGAATGCCCAGTAGACATGTAATGCAGACAAAAAGAATAAAATACCACTCGTGAACATACCAATATATCTTTCTATCTGCATTTAAAACCTCTACCCTTTATGAACGTCTTGATATAAAAGCATGTCCAGCAATCTTTCTTCCTTTTCTGGGTCGAAGCCGCAAGTATAGTCGAAGGTTTTAGGATTTTCGTAGGTTCCAAAAAGCATATCCCACCATACTATATCTCCATAATTATTTTTATGTCTGTCATATTGATGATGTATTCTGTGCATCTCCGGCCTTTGAAAAAAATATCCAATCCATCGTGGGGTTTTGATATTTGTATGATAAAAGAATTCTCCGATAGCGGTGCAGAAAGTATAAACTGCTCCTGCTTCGTAGTTTAATCCTAGAATCACATAAATTAATATACTTCCTATGATTGAATTGATAATCATTTCTCCAGGATGTTTATAGAAGGAGGTAATTACTTCGAGTCTTTGCGGGCTATGATGGATTTGGTGAAAACCCCTCCAAAGAAAATCATATGTATGTCGCCATCGATGCCACCAATAAAAAATGAAAGTTGCGATAAAGTAAGCGAATATTCCGCCGATTGCAGGATTCAAAAATTTTGAAATATGGAATATTGAATTTCCATAAAACCATTTTTCCCAAGTAAAACCTGCTAATACAACTACAGCTAATTGGATACAATTCACTGCGATTACTCGGATCGGCCAAGTTTTTACTTTTGGTAATTTCCAACCAGGGATGATACGTTCGATTACTAGGCATATCCCAGCTATAATAAATATTTCAGCCAACATAGTTTCTACGTTATTTACCTCGAATTGATTTGGAGGATAAGAACCTGGTCGGAAAAATCAGGTCCCGAAAAATATGGAGAAATTTTTTATGTGGTATGTTTAATTTTTAAAGGTTGGAAGAGCGAATATCGTCTAAGCGATTTCTTTTCAAAGATCGAGATTTAATCCCCAAAGAAATATAGATATCCTATTTTAAATCCGCGATCCATATTCGAATCGGTCCTTGTTTGCAGCATCATAGAGAAAGTGAGATATCCATTTGGGATTATCGGGTATTGGACTCCAGGTGCGATCACAAAAAAATCAGAGTAGGGAGTAATTGTATTTGAAACGGTAGTTCTGTGACTGAATTCCAGGAGCAGATTCGTTTTAGAAGATAGGCTATAGGAAAGAGTAATTCCCGAATATAAGAATCTTTTAAAGTTCTCTTCTGCAGTTTCCTTTCCTGAAGAATTGGTTTCTGATTCGAAATTTACAGTTCCTTGGATGGAAAACGCACCGAATCTTTTTAATCCGCCAAAATAAGCGCGGATCAAAAATAGATCTGGATTGATATCTGCTTCTCTTGGTTGAGAAACAGAAGGTCCTAAGAATTGGATTCCACCCCCGAATGCCGCAAAATCTGTTTTTACATAATATTTTGCACCTACTGCCCACCTATCCCAGCCACTCCAAATTTTTCTAGTAGTGGAATAATGATCAACATATCCGTAATTTGCAGTAACTGAAAATGAATCGGTAAGTTTCATTTCGCCGGATGTTGAGATCTTTCTATCTCTTTCGTAACCATCTTCCTGTCTAGGAGTCCTATCTGCCGCTGTTCCTGAAATATATACTTTATTGTATACTGCCAATTCCTGGTTGAGATTTGGATGTACGGGTCTTTCTTCATTTCCTGGAGCGGGTGATAAAGGGATTATAAAAGATGAATATATGAAAGCGCAGGCTATAAAACTTTTTCTTTTCATTTTTATTGCCTTATTCGCTCAGATATAATATCGGGAAGAACGGTTGTAGTTTTTCTCTAACTGCTTTGGAGAGAATATAGTAACCATTTTTGTTGGGATGATTCCCATCCGTCAACATGTCGTCTTGGATCAATAGTTCCGTGTCTATTCTTGGAACAAAATCGATCTTTTCTTTCATTTCCGCAGTGATCATTGCAACGGCAAGAGTGGGCCACGGGAATTTAATATTCCAAAGATTTAATGCAGTTACATGTTCACACCTTGTTAAAAGGATCTGTATACTTTGGATTTGCCTGTTTATTGTCGCGTCTACCTGAGCTTGGGTGGGTGAATAATTTCCTAAAAAATCGTTGATCCCTCCTTCATATAAACATGCATTATAACGATTTTTATCATTTTGGACAGATGACAGGATTTTATTCGTATCTATCCCAGGAAAAGCAAACTTGACTACGTTGAAACCGGAAAGTTGGTCATCGACAGGCCAAGACGCTACTATGCTGTCTCCGTACATCGCTAAAGAAGGTTTAGAAAGATAAGAAATTAGTTTTTCAGGATCGGAAGAAGGATCTTTATCGCAATTGATAAGCGGAAATGTTAAAAGCAGAAGCAAGGCCGGTCTTACGTTTATAAGTAACCTTTTCCAATGGCCTTTCAGCTTCTGCATGATTACATTCTTTCTAGAAAGAATGTTTCGTTTAAACTAATTTTTTAGCAGCTCCGATCGCAGCTTCATAATTCGGTTCACTTGCGATTTCAGGAACTAATTCTACATATTGTACAGTATCATTTTTATCCAAAACGAAAACTGCTCTTGCAGAAAGCCCTTGTAAACCTCCATCAGCAATATGTGTTCCATACGCTTTAGAAAAAGAAAAATCCCTGAATTGAGAAAGTGTAACTAGATTTGGAGAATCCAATCCTTCCATAGTGCAAAAACGATTCATTGCAAAAGGAAGATCTCCTGAAACAACAACTGTTACGATTCCATCTAACTTTGTTGCTCTTTCATGAAATTTTTTCGTCTCCATTGCACACACAGATGTATCTAAACTTGGAACCGAGACCAAGATTTTCACTTTTCCATTATAATCTTTGAGAGACTTGGTGCTTAAGTCTTTTGCCGTTCCGTGAAAGTCGGGGGCCTTTGCACCTACTTCTAATAATTTTCCTTCGAGTTGAACTGGGTTACCTTTAAGAGTGACGCTTGCCATTTTTGTTTCCTTGGGAAGGGATGATATGCTGTGATCGGATTTGAGCAACGATAAAAAGTTCTTGCAAATTTTTCTGAGTAAATCGTGAATATCTTAGGCGGGTTTATCTGTCATTTTTACTAAGTAATGAATAAATTAGGTCTACAGTCTAATCAAACCCTTTGGGTCGTCCTCTGGATGGTGGTAGTGGTCACGCTACCATGGTTGGCAATTACGCCCTAAGGTTCTTTCGTAGTCTGCAATCTTCGAAAAGCCCCTCTCGGCGTAAAGCCGAGGGGGGCTTTTTTTATTTCTACACTGTGTGAGGCAAAATGGAAACGATTACTGAAAAAAACAAGGCCTGGCTTAGAGAAGATAAGGTTCCGCAAAATGGAGCCGAACTGATCGTTGCTTATTTAAAAAGAAGAAGGATCCATAATGTTTATGGTATCCCGGGTGGCGCCAATTTGCCGTTATACGATGCGCTTCATAATAGCGGAATACGTCATATACTTGCAAGACACGAGCAAGGTGGTGGGTTTATGGCTCAGGGAGAAGCCAGAGTTACCAAAATGCCTGCCGTATGTCTAGCCTCCTCTGGGCCAGGAGTTACTAATCTGATCACCGCAGTCGCGGACGCAAAATCGGATTCTATACCGTTAGTCGCAATTACAGGCCAAGTGCCCTTATCTCTCGTTGGAACAGATGCTTTCCAAGAAATAGATACTTATGGATTATCTTTACCTATTACTAAAAAGACTTATTTGGTTCGTTCCGTATCTGAGCTTATCCGTGTTTTACCGGAAGCATTTCAAATAGCAGAAGGACCGCGACCTGGACCTGTTTGGATAGATGTTCCCAAAGATATACAGGCTTCGCCAATATCACTTTCTATGTCCCAGATAGAATCAATTTGGAGTTCTCAGGAAGTAACAAATTCACATAAGATTTTTATCTCAGAAGCAGATAAGCTTAGATTTTTCTCTTTATTAGAAAATTCTAAAAAACCCGTTTTGTATCTAGGCGGGGGAGTAAAAGGTTCAGGTGCAGAAGAACTAATTTTACAATTGGCGGAAGCTCAGAATATTCCAGTTGTTTGTACTTTGATGGGATTGGATTCCTTTTCCCAAACTCACGAGTTGTCTTTGGGAATGCTTGGAATGCACGGCGCACCTTATACGAATCGATTATTATTTGAATCTGATCTTCTTTTAGCTTTCGGGGTTCGTTTTGATGATAGGGCCACTGGAAAATTAGACACATTTTGTCCAAATGCAAAAGTGATCCATGTAGACATAGATTATAAGGAAATTGGAAAATTAAGAAAACCTGATTTCGGGTTTTGCTCCGATCTAAAATATTTTTTGCAGAATATGGGAGAATTCCCCATTCGTAAAAGAAAAGAATGGAGAGAACAGATCCTTTCTTATAAAGAATTGTATCCTTTAAATTCTGTTAATACTTCTAAAGGTTTTTCTCCTCAGGATATTATTTTGTCCGTTGCAAACTTTTTAGGACCGAAAGCAAGGATCACTACAGATGTTGGTCAACACCAGATGTGGGTTGCTCAATATTATCCTTTTCAGAAAAGCGGAACCTTTTTGACTTCCGGTGGATTGGGCACTATGGGCTTCGGTTTACCTGCTGCAATTGGAGCTTCACTTGGGGACCCTAATTCTAAGATCGTTTGTTTTTCCGGAGATGGGTCTATATTGATGAATATCCAGGAATTGGACACTTTAAGTGAGCTACAATCAGATTTGAAAATTATAATATTCGATAATAGGAATCTAGGGCTGGTTCGTCAGCAGCAGAATTTATTCTACGGAAGTAGGTATAATGGAAGCTCCTATCCTTCTTCTTCTAAGTTTTCTAAGATAGCAAATGCTTTCGGGATTTCCAGTTTAGATCTGGGAGAAGAGGAAAAAAAATTAGAAAACCTAGAAACTTTCTTAAAAGAGAAGGGGCCTGGACTGATCGTTGTTCCGATTGATCAAGATCTTCAAGTTCTTCCGATGGTTCCTCCCGGAAAAAGTAATTTGGAGATGCTCTTAGGTTGAAAATTTCCGTTTACAGACGGTGTTTATTTCTACGAGGCTTCTCGGTCAAAGATTTGATCGAGAAGTCCGAGTCTTCCTCATTTAATTCCTCTTCTTCTATCCTGTCTTGCAATTTCTCTTGGTGGCCCTCCCGGGCCTAATCGTATCTACATATTCCTTTTTTCTAATGTGTTACTGAGCCTATTTGGTTCAAAATTAAGGAGACTAATATGTCCATAGAGATCCAAAATATCAGAAAAGAAGTAAACTCACTTTTCCCACGACCAACACTCCGATCTTTCCCATTAAAGGAACTAGGTGTCTTGGAATATTTTCAAAAACTAATGGAGGAAACTGAGATCGCAGTTCTATTCGAAAGTTTAGGGCCTGAATCGGATAATTCCAGATATAGTTTTATCTCAGGTTTTCCAAAGAGAGTATTTAAAGCAAAGGGAGATAAATTAGAATGTGACGGAAAAGAGATCGGGAAAGGAAACCCTTACCAATTATTTTCCGAAATTTTTCCTCCAAGAAAATCTTTCTTAGAATATACAGAGGCAGGAGGTGGAGGCTTATACGGATACCTTTCTTATGAGGCTGCGAATGATATGGAGCCTAGTCTTCTTCTAAAAGAACATCCTAAATTCCCGAAGTTTTGTTTTGCTTGGATGGAAGACGGCATTCTTTTAGACCGAAGAACGGGAGAATCTAAATATTTCCATTATGGAGTAGATCGATACGATTTGTTTGAGGGAATTTATAAAAAGAAAACTCCCGATAAAGGAAAATTTAAATCAGTTGATTTAGGTTTTTCTAAAACAAAAGAAGAACACAAATCCATGGTGGATGAAGTTTTAGATGAGATCCGGAAAGGAAATACTTTCCAATGCCAGGTAGGATTTCGAAAAACATCCTTAGTAGGAGAGGGTGAAACTGCAGCAGATAGAAAGAAAGGAGACTTCGAATTATATAAATCGGTTCGGAAGATAAATCCTTCTCCTTTTATGTTCTTCATGAGTTTTCCTGAAGAAGTTCATTTAGGAGCAAGTCCTGAACTTTTATTTAGGCTGAAAGACGGACTCGCAGAAAGTTTTCCATTAGCAGGAACAATTCGGAGAGGGACAAACGAAGAAG
This window encodes:
- a CDS encoding DUF3995 domain-containing protein, translated to MQIERYIGMFTSGILFFLSALHVYWAFGGKLESVTVIPETNGKPTFIPSRGLTLLVAIGLFGFGMVALWASGNIFFPNKTCAIFSLLISLIFLGRAVGDFRFVGYFKKIKNTKFAKYDYLLYSPVCIILGISYLYLGYINF
- a CDS encoding sterol desaturase family protein produces the protein MLAEIFIIAGICLVIERIIPGWKLPKVKTWPIRVIAVNCIQLAVVVLAGFTWEKWFYGNSIFHISKFLNPAIGGIFAYFIATFIFYWWHRWRHTYDFLWRGFHQIHHSPQRLEVITSFYKHPGEMIINSIIGSILIYVILGLNYEAGAVYTFCTAIGEFFYHTNIKTPRWIGYFFQRPEMHRIHHQYDRHKNNYGDIVWWDMLFGTYENPKTFDYTCGFDPEKEERLLDMLLYQDVHKG
- a CDS encoding SGNH/GDSL hydrolase family protein, yielding MQKLKGHWKRLLINVRPALLLLLTFPLINCDKDPSSDPEKLISYLSKPSLAMYGDSIVASWPVDDQLSGFNVVKFAFPGIDTNKILSSVQNDKNRYNACLYEGGINDFLGNYSPTQAQVDATINRQIQSIQILLTRCEHVTALNLWNIKFPWPTLAVAMITAEMKEKIDFVPRIDTELLIQDDMLTDGNHPNKNGYYILSKAVREKLQPFFPILYLSE
- the tpx gene encoding thiol peroxidase, whose amino-acid sequence is MASVTLKGNPVQLEGKLLEVGAKAPDFHGTAKDLSTKSLKDYNGKVKILVSVPSLDTSVCAMETKKFHERATKLDGIVTVVVSGDLPFAMNRFCTMEGLDSPNLVTLSQFRDFSFSKAYGTHIADGGLQGLSARAVFVLDKNDTVQYVELVPEIASEPNYEAAIGAAKKLV
- the ilvB gene encoding biosynthetic-type acetolactate synthase large subunit — protein: METITEKNKAWLREDKVPQNGAELIVAYLKRRRIHNVYGIPGGANLPLYDALHNSGIRHILARHEQGGGFMAQGEARVTKMPAVCLASSGPGVTNLITAVADAKSDSIPLVAITGQVPLSLVGTDAFQEIDTYGLSLPITKKTYLVRSVSELIRVLPEAFQIAEGPRPGPVWIDVPKDIQASPISLSMSQIESIWSSQEVTNSHKIFISEADKLRFFSLLENSKKPVLYLGGGVKGSGAEELILQLAEAQNIPVVCTLMGLDSFSQTHELSLGMLGMHGAPYTNRLLFESDLLLAFGVRFDDRATGKLDTFCPNAKVIHVDIDYKEIGKLRKPDFGFCSDLKYFLQNMGEFPIRKRKEWREQILSYKELYPLNSVNTSKGFSPQDIILSVANFLGPKARITTDVGQHQMWVAQYYPFQKSGTFLTSGGLGTMGFGLPAAIGASLGDPNSKIVCFSGDGSILMNIQELDTLSELQSDLKIIIFDNRNLGLVRQQQNLFYGSRYNGSSYPSSSKFSKIANAFGISSLDLGEEEKKLENLETFLKEKGPGLIVVPIDQDLQVLPMVPPGKSNLEMLLG
- a CDS encoding anthranilate synthase component I family protein; translation: MSIEIQNIRKEVNSLFPRPTLRSFPLKELGVLEYFQKLMEETEIAVLFESLGPESDNSRYSFISGFPKRVFKAKGDKLECDGKEIGKGNPYQLFSEIFPPRKSFLEYTEAGGGGLYGYLSYEAANDMEPSLLLKEHPKFPKFCFAWMEDGILLDRRTGESKYFHYGVDRYDLFEGIYKKKTPDKGKFKSVDLGFSKTKEEHKSMVDEVLDEIRKGNTFQCQVGFRKTSLVGEGETAADRKKGDFELYKSVRKINPSPFMFFMSFPEEVHLGASPELLFRLKDGLAESFPLAGTIRRGTNEEEDQKFALQLLSDPKEIAEHNMLVDLHRNDLGRVSKFGTVKVRDSFALKRFSHVQHLSTEVSGILRAGQDMFTGLTSSFPTGTLSGAPKIESMKIIHRIENDPRGPYGGAVGRFGFDGNCSFCIPIRSYFRKEEEAVVRASGGIVMDSDPDAEYQEIGHKLGAVLKAMEAAQ